One Bosea sp. 685 DNA segment encodes these proteins:
- a CDS encoding FAD-dependent monooxygenase, whose amino-acid sequence MPTPHILIAGAGIGGLTAAIALARRGIAVTLAEKRTGFGETGAGLQLSPNAGRVLAALDLGFALKRVGVTADRLVIRRWRNGTEIAGMPMAVASAETPFRVLKRSDLHMLLLDAARQLPNIRLVVGRGLQEIAQTQDGISATLVSDAGQIETVQALGAVGADGLWSRLRELSGDTAPPAFTGFEAWRTLVPAGHDKPAAEITLHLGAGRHAVHYPVASGREINLVVVREAKEAREGWSREGDARLLASHLAGAAPDLRRLAGAAGPWQVWSLFDRTPAVMAQGRIALLGDAAHPVLPFFAQGAALAIEDSAVLAHELATHLERDGASGVPAAMAAYARARTERVARVQATSRSNGRAYHLGRPWSLGRDLVMRRLGPDGIRRRYDWLYDWRAPV is encoded by the coding sequence GTGCCAACTCCCCATATCCTGATCGCCGGCGCCGGGATCGGCGGTCTGACGGCCGCCATCGCGCTCGCCCGGCGCGGCATTGCGGTGACGCTGGCTGAGAAGCGCACCGGCTTCGGCGAGACCGGCGCCGGCCTGCAATTATCGCCCAATGCCGGCCGCGTGCTCGCGGCGCTCGATCTCGGCTTCGCGTTGAAGCGCGTCGGCGTCACGGCCGACAGGCTCGTCATCCGGCGCTGGCGAAACGGCACCGAGATCGCCGGCATGCCGATGGCTGTCGCATCGGCGGAAACACCCTTCCGCGTGCTGAAGCGCTCCGACCTGCACATGCTGCTGCTCGATGCCGCCCGCCAGCTCCCCAATATCCGCCTCGTCGTCGGCCGGGGCCTGCAGGAGATCGCCCAGACCCAGGACGGCATCAGCGCGACCCTGGTCAGCGATGCCGGGCAGATCGAGACCGTGCAGGCGCTCGGCGCGGTCGGCGCGGACGGGCTCTGGTCCAGGCTCAGAGAACTCAGCGGCGACACCGCGCCGCCCGCCTTCACCGGCTTCGAGGCCTGGCGCACACTGGTCCCGGCCGGCCACGACAAGCCCGCAGCCGAAATCACGCTCCATCTCGGTGCGGGCCGTCATGCCGTGCATTATCCGGTCGCGAGCGGGCGCGAGATCAATCTCGTCGTCGTCCGGGAAGCCAAAGAAGCGCGCGAAGGCTGGAGCCGCGAAGGCGATGCGCGCCTGCTGGCGAGCCATCTCGCGGGCGCTGCTCCCGATCTGCGTCGCCTCGCCGGCGCGGCCGGCCCGTGGCAGGTCTGGTCGCTGTTCGACAGAACCCCGGCCGTGATGGCGCAGGGCCGCATCGCCTTGCTCGGCGACGCCGCCCATCCCGTGCTGCCCTTCTTCGCCCAGGGCGCGGCGCTGGCAATCGAGGACTCGGCCGTGCTGGCGCATGAGCTGGCGACGCATCTGGAACGCGACGGCGCCTCCGGCGTGCCGGCAGCAATGGCGGCCTATGCCCGGGCGCGCACCGAGCGCGTCGCCCGTGTCCAGGCGACGAGCCGCAGCAATGGCCGCGCCTATCATCTTGGCCGGCCCTGGAGTCTTGGCCGTGACCTGGTGATGCGCCGGCTCGGCCCCGACGGCATACGCCGGCGCTATGACTGGCTCTATGACTGGCGCGCCCCGGTCTGA
- the chrA gene encoding chromate efflux transporter gives MTIATTTASIEATPAMPTLAEATRVWAKIGLLSFGGPAGQIALMHKELVEERRWIGEQRFLHALNYCMLLPGPEAQQLAVYIGWLMHRTLGGFVAGLLFIIPGALVMLGLSTLYVLYRQVPLIDGIFFGVKAAVLAVVIEAGLRISRRALKNRAMVAVAIAAFIAIVLFKTPFPLIILAAGLIGWLGHRVRPDLFGPGSGHGASGPDVVGLVDQMFARGEMAHARPSAGKALRVLAIWLPLWLGPVLLLWLMTGGASVWTHLGTFFSTMAVVTFGGAYAVLAYVAQAAVESYHWLVAGEMVDGLGLAETTPGPLILVLQFVGFLAGFRAPGSMPPLLAGGMGAFLTLWVTFAPCFLWIFLGAPYVEALRGNKALSAALSTITAAVVGVIMNLALWFGLHVLFREVRRIELLFASPDWPVLASLDWRAALLSAAAMVAMLRFKTGMIPTLAACAAAGVVLTRLPA, from the coding sequence ATGACGATCGCGACGACAACCGCTTCGATCGAAGCAACGCCCGCCATGCCGACGCTGGCGGAAGCCACCCGCGTCTGGGCGAAGATCGGCCTGCTGTCGTTTGGCGGGCCGGCCGGGCAGATCGCCTTGATGCATAAGGAACTGGTCGAGGAGCGGCGCTGGATCGGCGAGCAGCGTTTCCTGCATGCGCTCAATTACTGCATGCTCCTGCCGGGCCCGGAGGCGCAGCAGCTTGCCGTCTATATCGGCTGGTTGATGCATCGCACGCTCGGGGGGTTCGTCGCCGGCCTGCTGTTCATCATCCCCGGCGCGCTGGTGATGCTCGGGCTCAGCACGCTCTATGTACTCTACCGGCAGGTTCCGCTCATCGACGGGATCTTCTTCGGGGTGAAGGCCGCGGTGCTCGCCGTGGTGATCGAGGCGGGCTTGCGGATCAGCCGGCGGGCGCTGAAGAACCGCGCCATGGTGGCGGTGGCGATCGCAGCCTTCATCGCGATTGTCCTGTTCAAGACGCCATTTCCGCTGATCATTCTGGCGGCGGGGCTGATCGGCTGGCTCGGCCATCGCGTCAGGCCCGATTTGTTCGGCCCAGGCTCAGGGCATGGCGCGTCGGGGCCGGACGTCGTCGGGCTGGTCGATCAGATGTTCGCGCGCGGCGAGATGGCGCATGCGCGCCCGTCAGCAGGTAAGGCGCTGCGGGTCCTGGCCATCTGGCTGCCGCTCTGGCTTGGGCCGGTGCTCCTGCTCTGGCTGATGACGGGGGGCGCGAGCGTCTGGACGCATCTGGGGACGTTCTTCAGCACCATGGCAGTCGTCACCTTCGGCGGCGCCTATGCGGTGTTGGCCTATGTCGCGCAGGCGGCGGTCGAGAGTTATCACTGGCTCGTCGCCGGCGAGATGGTCGATGGGCTCGGCCTCGCCGAGACGACGCCCGGCCCCTTGATCCTGGTGCTGCAATTCGTCGGCTTCCTGGCCGGATTCCGCGCGCCGGGCAGCATGCCGCCGCTGCTGGCGGGCGGGATGGGTGCGTTCTTGACGCTCTGGGTGACCTTCGCGCCCTGCTTCCTCTGGATTTTCCTGGGTGCGCCCTATGTCGAGGCATTGCGCGGCAACAAGGCGCTGTCGGCGGCGCTGAGCACGATCACGGCTGCGGTCGTCGGCGTGATCATGAATCTCGCGCTCTGGTTCGGCCTGCATGTCCTGTTCAGGGAGGTGCGCCGGATCGAGCTGCTGTTCGCCAGTCCCGACTGGCCCGTGCTGGCCTCGCTGGATTGGCGCGCGGCGCTGCTCTCGGCGGCTGCGATGGTCGCGATGCTGCGCTTCAAGACCGGGATGATCCCGACGCTTGCGGCCTGCGCCGCGGCAGGTGTGGTGCTGACGCGACTTCCAGCCTGA
- a CDS encoding zinc-finger domain-containing protein: MAETGIPHFHNDSGVAVIHVGAHEFMCIGAKPPFDHPHVFLDMGSDHEIICPYCSTLFKYDPSLKGSACTPPECAHHETSQAA, translated from the coding sequence ATGGCCGAGACGGGCATTCCGCATTTCCACAATGATTCCGGCGTGGCCGTGATCCATGTCGGCGCGCATGAGTTCATGTGCATCGGCGCCAAGCCGCCCTTCGACCATCCCCATGTCTTCCTCGATATGGGCTCCGACCACGAGATCATCTGCCCCTATTGCTCGACGCTGTTCAAATATGATCCGTCGTTGAAGGGCTCAGCCTGCACGCCGCCTGAATGCGCGCATCACGAGACTTCGCAGGCGGCATGA
- a CDS encoding sulfurtransferase/chromate resistance protein, with protein MSSNIEISTAQLSRLIGLPDAPVLIDVRIPQDFDADPRLLPASERRSHTDVAAWARGYAGRRVVVSCQRGLKLSEGVAAWLRHEGVEAENLAGGFEAWRAAGGMLVAPAKVPPRNAAGNTVWVTRTRPKVDRIACPWLIRRFVDRAAVFLFVSPSEVADVADRFGATPFDIDGVFWSHRGARCSFDVMIEEFGLSSPPLDKLATIVRAADTAELDLAPQAAGLLAASLGLSRMFKDDLAQLEAGMLLYDAFYRWCRDASEESHNWPARSAKI; from the coding sequence ATGTCTTCCAACATTGAAATCAGCACTGCCCAATTGTCCCGGCTCATCGGCTTGCCCGACGCTCCGGTGCTCATCGACGTTCGTATTCCACAGGATTTCGACGCCGACCCGCGCTTGCTGCCAGCCTCCGAACGGCGCAGCCACACGGATGTGGCCGCCTGGGCCAGGGGCTATGCCGGCCGGCGCGTCGTGGTCTCCTGCCAGCGCGGTCTCAAGCTCAGCGAGGGCGTCGCCGCCTGGCTGAGACATGAAGGTGTCGAGGCGGAAAACCTCGCAGGCGGATTCGAGGCCTGGCGCGCCGCCGGCGGAATGCTGGTCGCGCCGGCCAAGGTTCCGCCGCGCAATGCCGCCGGCAACACCGTCTGGGTCACGCGGACCCGGCCCAAGGTCGACCGCATCGCCTGTCCCTGGCTGATCCGGCGCTTCGTCGATCGCGCTGCGGTCTTCCTGTTCGTCTCGCCATCGGAGGTCGCTGACGTGGCCGATCGTTTCGGCGCGACGCCCTTCGATATCGACGGCGTGTTCTGGAGCCATCGCGGGGCGCGCTGCAGCTTCGACGTCATGATCGAGGAGTTCGGCCTGTCGAGCCCGCCGCTCGACAAGCTGGCGACGATCGTGCGGGCGGCCGATACGGCGGAGCTCGATCTCGCGCCGCAGGCGGCGGGGCTGCTCGCGGCCTCGCTGGGCTTGTCGCGCATGTTCAAGGATGATCTCGCGCAACTGGAGGCCGGCATGCTGCTTTACGACGCGTTCTATCGCTGGTGCCGCGATGCGAGCGAGGAAAGCCATAACTGGCCCGCACGCTCGGCCAAGATCTGA